In Blastococcus saxobsidens DD2, the genomic stretch CGCCAGCGACCGCATCGAGACGATCATCTTCGGCCCGGCCGACTTCATGGCCAGCATCAACATGAAGTCGCTGGTGGTCGGCGCTCTGCACCCCGACTACCCGGGCGACCCGTTCCACTACATCCTCATGCAGATCCTCATGGCCGCCCGCGCCCGCGGCGTCCAGGCGATCGACGGCCCCTTTCTTCAGGTGCGCGACGTGCCGGCGTTCGAGGAGGTCGCCAAGCGCTCGGCGATGCTCGGCTTCGACGGCAAGTGGGTGCTGCACCCGGGCCAGATCGACGCGGCCAACGAGATCTATGCGCCGTCCCAGGAGGACTACGACCACGCCGAGCTGATCCTCGACGCGTACGACTGGGCGACGTCGGAGGCCGGTGGCAAGAAGGGCTCGGCGATGCTCGGCGACGAGATGATCGACGAGGCCAGCCGCAAGATGGCCCTGGTCATCGCCGGCAAGGGCCGGGCCGCCGGCCTGTCCCGGACGTCGTCCTTCACGCCGCCGGAGAGCTGACCCCGCCCCCGGCAAAGGAGGCTATGCATACGGATCCGGGCGCGATCCCGTATGCCTAGCCTCCTTTGCCGGGCGGGTGCCGGGCGGGTGCCGGGCGGGTGCCGGGCGGGTCAGGGGCCGAAGGAGCCGCTCTGGCTGAGGGCGGCGAAGGCGACGATCCAGAGCACGATGACCAGCACGAAGAACGCCGTCACCAGGCCGCCGATGATGATGCCGGCCAGGGCCAGGCCGCTGCCCTCCTCGCCGGTTCGCCGGATCTGCTTGCGCGCGACGATGCCCAGCACCAGCCCGGCCGGCGCGAAGACGAACGCCATGACCAGGGCCAGGATCGCCATCGTGTTCGTCGGCCGGCCGTAGCCGGGCGGGTAGCCCGGTGGGCCGTACCCCGACGGCGGGTAGCCCGGCTGGGCGTACCCGGGTGGGGGGTAGCCCGGCCCCGGCTGGCCGTACCCGGTCTGGGCTGCCCCCGGCGCCGGCGGCGGATCGCCCCGGTTGAGGTTCTCGTCCCTGCTGCTCATGCGTCCCTCCTGTCCGGCGGCGCCGGTCGGGGTACTCCACCACGCGGGCCGGCCCGCGTGAGCAGGTACACGCCGGAGCTCGTCCGGCGGTGCTCCATACTCGCGGGTAACTCGGACGCCGGAGTCCCGAAGGAGTGGACCGTTGACCCGTTTGGCCCAGACCGCTGACCTGACCGACATCCAGCAGGAAATCCTGTCGACCGTTCGGAGCTTCGTCGACCGGGAGATCATCCCGAACGCCCAGGAGCTCGAGCACGGCGACATCTACCCGCAGAAGATCGTCGACGGGCTCAAGGAGCTCGGCATCTTCGGGCTGATGATCCCCGAGGAGTACGGCGGCCTCGGCGAGTCGCTGCTGACCTACGCGCTCGTGGTCGAGGAGATCGCCCGCGGCTGGATGAGCGTCTCCGGCGTCATCAACACCCACTTCATCGTCGCGTACATGATCAAGCAGCACGGCACGCAGGAGCAGAAGGAGCACTACCTGCCCCGCATGGCCACCGGCGAGGTGCGCGGCGCGTTCTCGATGTCCGAGCCGGGGCTGGGCTCCGACGTCGCCGGCATCCGCACCAAGGCGGTCAAGCAGGCCGACGGCGGCTACGTCATCGACGGCCAGAAGATGTGGCTGACCAACGGCGGCAGCTCGACGCTGGTCGCCGCCCTCGTGCGCACCGACGAGGGCGCCGAGAAGGCCCACCAGAACCTGACGACCTTCCTCGTCGAGAAGCCGGCCGGCTTCGGCGAGGTCGAGCCCGGGCTCACCATCCCCGGCAAGATCGACAAGATGGGCTACAAGGGCGTCGACACCACCGAGCTGGTGTTCGACGGCTACCGGGCCCAGGCGTCGGACATCCTCGGCGGGGACCCCGGCCGGGGCTTCGCGCAGATGATGGACGGCGTCGAGGTCGGCCGGGTGAACGTCGCCGCGCGTGCCTGCGGCATCTCCATCCGTGCCTTCGAGCTCGCCGTCGCCTACGCCCAGCAGCGGGAGACCTTCGGCAAGCCGATCGCCCAGCACCAGGCGATCGCCTTCCAGCTGGCCGAGATGGCCACCAAGGTCGAGGCCGCCCACCTGATGATGGTCAACGCCGCCCGGCTCAAGGACGCCGGCAAGCGCAACGACGTCGAGGCCGGCATGGCCAAGCTGATCGCCAGCGAGTACTGCGCCGAGGTGACCACGCAGTCCTTCCGCATCCACGGCGGCTACGGCTACTCCAAGGAGTACGAGATCGAGCGGCTCATGCGCGAGGCGCCGTTCCTGCTCATCGGCGAGGGCACCAGCGAGATCCAGAAGACGATCATCAGCCGGGGTCTGCTCAAGACCTACAAGCTCAAGGGCTGAGCCCGGACCCGGACCGAGAGCCGAGGCCGGACCGTAGCAGGTTCCACGGACAGTCCGTCTCTGCCCAGCCGCACTGGGCAGAGACGGACTGTGCCGGGAAAGGGTCCGCCGGTCCGGCGACTCCCAGGGACGGCCGACGGTGGGCGGCTCAGCCCGCGTCGCCCGGTGCGGGCTCGAAGCGGACGTCGACCCGGTCGACACCGAGGGACCGGGCCAGGCCGGTCAGCATGGCGCGGGTGTTCCGTTCCGCGCGGTCGAGGAGGTCGCTCTCAGCGGCGGCCACCGCCAGCCGGCGCTCGGCCAACGCGTAGAGCTCGCCGTCGTCGGAGGGGTTCTCGGCGAACACCGCACCGACCCGGTCCAGTGCGCCGCGGTCGCGGTCGAGGACCCGGCTGCTGTCCGGATCGATCCGGACCTCGCCGATCCGCGGGGCCGGGAGAACGATCTCGGCCGACGTGCCGTCCGGGGACAGCGTCACGCCACTCCCCGCCAGGACGTCGAAGTCGACGGAGGCGTCGGCGGTGCCGGTGGCCAGGAAGCTGACCCGCTCCCCGCTGATCGCCGACGGGACGAACCGAGTGTCCTTCTCCCGGTCGATGACGACCTGGAAGGTGGCCTTCGCGGCGTGGAACTCCTGCAGGTCCTCGAGGGCCAGCAGCAGCGGCGCGGTGCTGCGGTCGATCACCCGCTGCTCGAGCGGATTCTCGAACCCGGAGACCCACTCGGCGACCTGTGAGGCGACGGGGACCAGCAGGGCGACGCCGGCGCCGGCGGCGATCAGCCGGAGCGGCACCCGCCGGCGGCGCGGTGAGCCGGCGGCCGCCGGCTCCTGGCTGTCGGTGTGCCGAGCGGGTTCCTGCGGCGGAGCAGGCATGTGCGACCTCTCGGGGTTCGTGCCGGGGATGGGTGCACCAGCGCCCCGGCCCCGGGCGCTATTCCGGCGACACGCGCGACGCGCCGGCTACCGCTCCGTGCTAGGCAGGGCGCATGCGTGCCGTGGGAGTGACCGAGTTGGGTGGGCCCGAGGCCCTGCGCATCGTCGACGTGGAGCCGGAGCCGCTCGGACCGGGCCAGGTGCGGCTGCGCGTGGAGGCCGCCGCCGTGAGCCCCACCGACACCCACGCCCGCTCCGGCGCCTACGCCGACCGGGATCCGGTGAAGACCCCGCCGTGGGTCCCGGGCATGGACGTCGCCGGCGTGGTCAGCGAGGTCGGCGAGGGCGTCGACCACCTCGCCGTCGGCGACCTCGCCATGGGCATCGTCGTCCCGTTCGGCCCGTTCGGCGCCTACCGCGAGGACAAGGTGCTGCCGGGTGACTCGGTCGTCCGGGCTCCCCGCGGGGCCACCGCCGTCGAGGCGTCGACGCTGCCGATGAACGGGCTTACCGCGCGACTGGCCCTGGACCTCATGGGACTGCAGCCCGGGCAGGTGCTCGCGGTGACCGGCGCGGCCGGGGCGTTCGGCGGCTACGTGGTCCAGCTGGCCAAGGCCGACGGGCTGTCGGTCGTCGCCGACGCGTCGGAGGCCGACGAGGAGCTGGTCCGCGGTCTCGGTGCCGACGTCGTCGTGCGGCGGGGCGGCGACGTCGCCGACCGGATCCGGCAGCACCACCCGGAGGGCGTGGACGGGCTGGCCGACGGCTCGGTGCAGGACGAGCTGGTGCTGCCCGCCGTCCGGGACGGGGGAGCGGTGGCCACGGTCCGCGGCTACCGCGGGAACGGCGAGCGCGGCCTGCGGGTGTTCCCGACGCTGGTGCGGAAGGTCGCCACCGACCGCCCGGCGCTCGACCGGCTCCGCCGGCAGGTGGAGGACGGCGCGGTGACGCTCCGGGTGGCCCGCACGTTCCCCGCCGAGCAGGCGGCCGACGCCCACCGGGCCCTGGAGGCGGGCGGGGTGCGGGGACGGCTGGTCCTCACCTTCTGACCACCCCGAACTCCGGCCGCCCGTGCGGGTGACCCGCTACCGGGGGTTTCCACAGGCGCCGATGGACCGGAACGGACGCGTCCGTCTACGGTCTCGCGACGTCAGCCCGGCGTACCGCAACGGCCGGGGCCGTTCTCGGATCCTCCGGGCGGTCACCGGGTCGGGGACGGTCGGGAGGGAGTGCGGTGCGCGTCCAGCTGAGCGTCGGGCAGGGCGACGGCGCGTTGCTCGACGTCGCCGTGGACGTGGACGACGACCTCCCGGTCAGCCGGGTGACGGCGGAGCTGGCCCGGGTCTCCGGCCGGTCGGCCGAGGGGCTCTGGCTGGCCGGGAACCGGCTGGACGACGACCAGCCGGTGGGGGAGAGCCCGCTGGTCGACGGTGCGCTGGTGCACCTGTCGGCGGCGGCTGCCGTGCCGGCCGGTCCGCCGACCCGTGGCTGGCAGCTGCGGGTGCTCAGCGGTCCCAGCAGCGGCCTGATCGCCGAGCTGCCGATGGGGGACCACGAGCTCGGCCGCAGCAGCGCCGTCGGCTTCGCCGACCGGTCGATGTCGCGGCGGCACGCACTGCTGCGGATCGGCGCCGACGGCGCCACGCTGCGCGACCTCGGCTCGGCCAACGGCAGCTTCCTGGAGGGCGAGCCGGTGCCCGGGGACGAAGGTGTCGCGGTGGCGCCGGGGCAGCTCGTGCAGCTGGGCGACACCCATCTGGTCGTCGGCCCGGCTCCCGTGCCGGATGCCGCGATCGAGCCGGCCGGCCCCGGCACCCGGGCGTTCGTCCGGGCGCCGCGGCTGCTGCCGTCCACCCGCGAGGTGCGCATCCAGCTGCCGCGGGAGCCGACCGCGAAGGAGCCCCGCCGGTTCCCGCTGGTGATGATCCTGGCGCCGCTGGTCATCGGCATCGTGCTGGCCGTCGTCCTGCGCTCGCCGCTGTACCTCGTGTTCGCCGTCGCCAGCCCGATCATGATGGTCAGCAACACCGTGGCCGACCGCCGGCACAGCGCCCGCGAGGAGCGCCGGGCCCGCGAGGAGTTCGAGCGGGAACTGGCCCGCGCGCTCGAGCGGATCGGGACGGCGGTGGCCGAGGAGACCGCCCGTCGCCGAGCCGCCCATCCGGATCCGGCCACCGCCCTGCTCGCCGCCGTCCTCCCCGGCCGGCGGCTGTGGGAACGGCGCCGCACCGACCCCGACGCCCTCGACCTGCGCCTGGGCGCTGCCGACCTGCCCGCCCAGGTGGTGGTCACCGACCGGTCCGGCCGCGACGAGCCGCCGGAGCAGCGCACCGTCCGGGCGGTGCCGGTCGTCGTCCCGCTGCGCGAGGCCGGCGTCGTCGGGCTGGCCGGCCCGGCCGAGCCGCTGGCGGGTCTGCTGCGCTGGGTGGTCCTGCAGCTGGCGGTGCACCACCCGCCGCGTGATCTCGCCCTGACCGTGCTGGCTGCGCGGGGACCGGCGGAGTGGAACTGGGTGCGCTGGCTGCCGCACACCCGGCCGGCCGACGGCGAGGGCCCGGTGGCCTTCGTGGGCAACGACCCCGAGACGGTGACCGCGCGGGTGACCGAGCTGGCCGCGCTGATCAAGGCCCGCCGGGACGCCACGGCGTCGGCCGGTGGCCGGATCGACCCGGAGTCGTTCCCGGCGCACGTGCTCGTGGTCCACGGCTTCCGGCCGCTGCGCGCCACCCCAGGCCTCGCCCAGGTGCTGCAGGACGGCCCGGCGGTGGGCGTCTACGCCGTCTGCGCCGACGAGGAGGAGCGGTTCCTGCCGGAGGCGGCCACCGCGACCGCGGTGTTCGACGCGGCGGAGGAGAACGAGCTCCTGGTGCGGCGCAGCGGCCACGACCCGGTCCCGGCCGTGCTCGCCGAGCCGGTCGGCGCGGAGCTGGCCGAGACGGCGGCCCGTGCGCTGGCGCCGCTGCGCGACGTGAGCCTGGAGGAGGACGACGCCGTCCTGCCCGACAGCGTGCGGCTGCTCGACGTCCTCGGCCTGGAGCCGCCGACCGTGGACGGCATCCGCGCGCGCTGGCAGCTGGAGGGGCGCACGACCCGGCTGGTCGTCGGCTCGGGGCTGCACGGGCCGTTCACGCTCGATCTGCGCACCGACGGCCCGCACGGGCTGGTCGCCGGCACCACCGGAGCCGGCAAGTCGGAGCTGCTGCAGACCATGATCGCCTCGCTGGCGGTGGCCAACCGGCCGGACGCGCTCACCTTCGTGCTGGTCGACTACAAGGGCGGCAGCGCGTTCAAGGACTGCGTGCACCTGCCGCACACCGTCGGCATGGTCACCGACCTCGACGCCCACCTCGTGGAGCGCGCCCTGACCTCGCTCGGCGCGGAGCTGAAGTACCGCGAGCACCGGCTGGCGCGCGCCGGCGTCAAGGACATCGACGACTACCTCGACCTGCAGGCCCGCGAGCCCGGGCGCCCGCCGCTGCCGCGGCTGCTCATCGTCATCGACGAGTTCGCCTCGATGGCCCGCGAGCTGCCCGACTTCGTCCCCGGCCTGGTCGACATCGCGCAGCGCGGACGATCGCTGGGCATCCACCTGATCCTCGCGACCCAGCGGCCCAGCGGCGTCGTCTCGCCGGAGATCCGCGCCAACACCAACTTGCGCATCTCGCTGCGGGTCACCGACGGCGCGGACAGCAGCGACGTGCTCGACGCCCCGGACGCCGCCCGCATCCCCAAGTCGGCGCCCGGTCGCGGCGTCGCCCGGCTGGGCCACGGCGCGCTGGTGCCGTTCCAGGCCGGCCGGATCGGTGGCCGCCGTCCGGGTCAGGGTGCGATCGCGGCGGCGGTGCCGTTCGTCGTCCCGCTGGCCTGGCACCAGGTCGGCTACGCGGCACCGCAGCAGCCCGCGACGGCGACCCGCTGGTCCGACGTCGAGATCACCGACCTGTCGGTGCTGGTGGAGGCGGTGCGCGGGGCGTCGGTGGACGAGGACGTGCCGGCGCAGCGCAGCCCGTGGCTGGAGGCGCTGCCGGCGCGCGTGCTGGTGGCCGACCTCGACGCCCCCGCCGCCGGCGCGGTCCGGCTGCCGTACGGCCTGCAGGACCTTCCCGCGCTGCAGGAGCGGCGGGTGGCGGCCTTCGACCCGGCCACCGACGGGCACCTGCTGGTCATCGGCTCGCCGAAGAGCGGACGGTCGCAGCTGCTCCGCACGCTGGCCGGCTCGGTCGGCGCCCGCTGCTCGACCAGCGACGTCCACCTGTATGCGCTGGACTGCGGCAACGGCGCACTGCTGCCGCTGGCCGACCTGCCGCAGTGCGGCGCGGTCGTTCCCCGCACCCAGACCGAGCGGGCGGCCCGGCTGCTCGACCGGCTGAAGCGGGAGATGGAACGCCGCCAGCAGGTGCTCGCGGAAGGCGGCTTCGCCGATCTCGCCGAGCAGCGGCGGTCGGCGCCGGCGGAGGAGCGGCTGCCGCACGTGCTGCTGCTGCTCGACCGCTGGGAGGGGTTCACGCCGACCCTCGGTGAGGTCGACGGCGGGCGGCTCACCGACATCCTCATGGCGATCGTCCGGGAAGGTGCCTCGGCCGGGATCTCGGTGGTGATGACCGGCGACCGGGCGCTGGGTACTGCCCGGCTGTCGTCGCTGACCGACAACAAGCTGGTGCTGCGCCTGGCCGACCGGGGCGACTACCCGCTCGTCGGGATCCCCGGCAAGCAGGTGCCCGGCCGGCTGCCGCCGGGGCGGGGGATCACCGTCGACGGCGCCGTCGAGACCCAGGTGGCGCTGCTCGCCGACGACGAGTCGGGCCAGGGGCAGGCGGCCGCGATCGCGGAGATCGCCAAGGCGGCACACGTGCGCGATGCGCTGGTGCCGCGGTCGGCCCGGCCCTTCCGGGTCGACGTGCTGCCCGCGCGCATCAGCTTCGAGGCGGCCTGGGAGATGCGGCCGGCCGACGCAGGTGCCGGCTTCGCGCTGGTCGGCGTGGGCGGCGACGAGCTGATGGCGGCCGGTCCGGACCTGGTCGAGCGGGGCCCGGCCTTCGTCGTCGCCGGGCCGGCGCGCTCGGGCAAGAGCACGGTGCTCAGCTGGGTGGCCGAGTCGCTGCTGCGGCAGGGGACGTCGATCGTCGTCTGCGCGCCGAAGGCGTCACCGCTGCGGGCGTTCGCCGGCCGTCCGGGCGTGCTCGAGCTGGTCGAGGAGGCGTCCGCCCCGGCCGACCGCTGGAGGGAGCTGCTCACCGCGGAGCCCGGCCGGCCGCTGGTGCTGCTCCTGGACGACGCCGACGTGCTGCGCGACGTGCCGGCGTCGGAGGTGTTCCGCGAGGTCGTGAAGGGCTACGCCGGCCCGGGACGCAGCCTGGTGCTGGCGGGGAACGCCGACAGCATCTGCACCGGTCTGTCCGGCTGGCAGGTGGACGCGAAGAAGGCGCGGCAGGGTGTGCTGCTCTCCCCGCAGGGCAGCACCGACGGTGACCTGATCGGCGTGCGGGTGCCGCGCAGCGCCGTGGGCAGGCCGGTCCAGCCGGGGCGGGCCCTCCTGCACCTCGGGAACGGCTCGCTGCTCACCCTCGCGGTACCGGGCCCGCCGGTCGGCTGACGGCTCGGCGGCGGGTGCCCCGACGCGACGCAGGCCGCCTCGCGTGGCGAGGCGGCCTGTCGTCCGTGCGAGGCAGGTGATCAGCGACCGAGGGCGCCGGCCAGCTGGGTGTCGGCGTCGCGGAAGGTGGTGGCGGCCGTGTTCAGGTACTGGGCCATGCCGTCGAGGCCGCCGATCATGTTCTTCGCGCCGGCGTCGAACTCGTCGTAGGACGCCTGGAAGCTGCGGCTGGAGCTGTCGGTGACGTACCCGTCGGAGACGAGCTGGTCGACGAGGCCCTTCAGCTGGCCGAGCATGCCGTCGATCTCGGCGCGCCCGTTCACCAGCCGGCCGGCGGCGTCTTCCATCTGCTGGTAGGTGACGTTCACGTTCGCCATGAGGATCCAATCGGGACGGCCCGGTCGCGGACACCGCACCGGGGAGCAGCGGGTCATCGGGACCGTAACGGCGGGAGGGACGCCCTGGGCCCGCTCTCCGGTGGCCTGTGGACAGAGCCCCGGGGTGGGGGCGGGAGGTCTGGGGTCGCGGCGGTCACCGGGTACCTGATTGGGTGCAGCTGAGGCTCCGGGCAGACGGAGCCCGGCGGATCCGGAGGTACGGCGAGATGGTGCACAGGCTGGTGGTCAGCTACGGGACGCCCGAGGACCCCGCGGCGTTCGATGCCTACTACCGGGAGATCCACACCCCGCTGGCGCTCGAGCAGCCCGGGCTCGTCCGGCTGACCTTCGGGCACGGCAAGGCCATGGACCCGGCCCAGCCGGCGCCCTACCTCGTCGCGGAGCTCGACTTCGACTCCGAGGAGGCCATGGGGCAGGCGCTGACGTCCCCGGAGGGGCGGGCGGCCGGCGCCGACCTCGCCAACTTCGCCACCGGCGGGGTCTCGTTCTTGCACTTCGACGTCCAGACGGCGAGCCCCGCGTGAACGGCGCCCAGGCGCTGATCCGCACCCTCGTCGACGCGGGCGTGGACGTCTGCTTCGCCAACCCCGGCACCTCCGAGATGCACTTCGTCGCCGCGCTGGACGACGTCCCGGAGATGCGTGGCGTGCTCACCCTGTTCGAGGGCGTCGCCACCGGCGCGGCCGATGGCTACGCGCGCATGGCCGGGCGGCCGGGCGCGACCCTGCTGCACCTGGGGCCGGGCATGGGCAACGGACTGGCCAACCTGCACAACGCCCGCCGCGGGCGCGCCCCGATGGTGAACGTGGTGGGTGACCACGCCCGTGCGCACAAGCGCCTGGACGCCCCGCTGGAATCGGACATCGATGCCGTCGCCGGCACGTTCTCGGCCTGGGTGCGCCGCTCGCTGTCGCCGGCCGACGTCGCCGCGGACGCCGTCGATGCGGTGGCCGCGGTCTCCGCCGGAGGCATCGCGACGCTGATCCTCCCGGCGGACGTGTCGTGGGAGGAGGGCGCCGCCGTCGCCGAGCCCCGGCCGTCGCGACCGGCTCCCCGGGTGGCGCCGCCGGTGGTCGAGGAGGTCGCGGCCGTCCTGGCCGGCGGGGAGCCGACCGTGCTCTTCCTCGGCGGGAACACCGTCGGCGAGGACGGTCTGCTGGCGGCCGGTCAGGTCGCCGCCGGCACCGGCGTCCGGCTGATGACCGAGACCTTCCCGGCGCGCGCCGCCCGTGGCGCCGGGCTGCCCGACGTCGCCCGGCTGCCCTACCCGCCCGAGGTGGCGATGAAGGCTCTGGCCGGGACCAGGCATCTCGTGCTCGCCGGCGCCACGGCGCCGGTGCACTTCTTCGGCTACCCCGGTG encodes the following:
- a CDS encoding HpcH/HpaI aldolase/citrate lyase family protein, whose translation is MAELRSRRSNLAVPGSNPRFLEKAKGLPADQVFLDLEDACAPLAKPGARKNIVAALNEGGWGDKIRTVRVNDWTTEWTFQDVVEVVGGAGAELDCIMLPKVQDAAQVKALDMLLTQIEKANGLEVGRIGIEAQIETAQGLINVNDIAFASDRIETIIFGPADFMASINMKSLVVGALHPDYPGDPFHYILMQILMAARARGVQAIDGPFLQVRDVPAFEEVAKRSAMLGFDGKWVLHPGQIDAANEIYAPSQEDYDHAELILDAYDWATSEAGGKKGSAMLGDEMIDEASRKMALVIAGKGRAAGLSRTSSFTPPES
- a CDS encoding DUF4190 domain-containing protein; its protein translation is MSSRDENLNRGDPPPAPGAAQTGYGQPGPGYPPPGYAQPGYPPSGYGPPGYPPGYGRPTNTMAILALVMAFVFAPAGLVLGIVARKQIRRTGEEGSGLALAGIIIGGLVTAFFVLVIVLWIVAFAALSQSGSFGP
- a CDS encoding acyl-CoA dehydrogenase family protein → MTRLAQTADLTDIQQEILSTVRSFVDREIIPNAQELEHGDIYPQKIVDGLKELGIFGLMIPEEYGGLGESLLTYALVVEEIARGWMSVSGVINTHFIVAYMIKQHGTQEQKEHYLPRMATGEVRGAFSMSEPGLGSDVAGIRTKAVKQADGGYVIDGQKMWLTNGGSSTLVAALVRTDEGAEKAHQNLTTFLVEKPAGFGEVEPGLTIPGKIDKMGYKGVDTTELVFDGYRAQASDILGGDPGRGFAQMMDGVEVGRVNVAARACGISIRAFELAVAYAQQRETFGKPIAQHQAIAFQLAEMATKVEAAHLMMVNAARLKDAGKRNDVEAGMAKLIASEYCAEVTTQSFRIHGGYGYSKEYEIERLMREAPFLLIGEGTSEIQKTIISRGLLKTYKLKG
- a CDS encoding DUF4230 domain-containing protein, translated to MPAPPQEPARHTDSQEPAAAGSPRRRRVPLRLIAAGAGVALLVPVASQVAEWVSGFENPLEQRVIDRSTAPLLLALEDLQEFHAAKATFQVVIDREKDTRFVPSAISGERVSFLATGTADASVDFDVLAGSGVTLSPDGTSAEIVLPAPRIGEVRIDPDSSRVLDRDRGALDRVGAVFAENPSDDGELYALAERRLAVAAAESDLLDRAERNTRAMLTGLARSLGVDRVDVRFEPAPGDAG
- a CDS encoding quinone oxidoreductase family protein; protein product: MRAVGVTELGGPEALRIVDVEPEPLGPGQVRLRVEAAAVSPTDTHARSGAYADRDPVKTPPWVPGMDVAGVVSEVGEGVDHLAVGDLAMGIVVPFGPFGAYREDKVLPGDSVVRAPRGATAVEASTLPMNGLTARLALDLMGLQPGQVLAVTGAAGAFGGYVVQLAKADGLSVVADASEADEELVRGLGADVVVRRGGDVADRIRQHHPEGVDGLADGSVQDELVLPAVRDGGAVATVRGYRGNGERGLRVFPTLVRKVATDRPALDRLRRQVEDGAVTLRVARTFPAEQAADAHRALEAGGVRGRLVLTF
- a CDS encoding FtsK/SpoIIIE domain-containing protein — its product is MRVQLSVGQGDGALLDVAVDVDDDLPVSRVTAELARVSGRSAEGLWLAGNRLDDDQPVGESPLVDGALVHLSAAAAVPAGPPTRGWQLRVLSGPSSGLIAELPMGDHELGRSSAVGFADRSMSRRHALLRIGADGATLRDLGSANGSFLEGEPVPGDEGVAVAPGQLVQLGDTHLVVGPAPVPDAAIEPAGPGTRAFVRAPRLLPSTREVRIQLPREPTAKEPRRFPLVMILAPLVIGIVLAVVLRSPLYLVFAVASPIMMVSNTVADRRHSAREERRAREEFERELARALERIGTAVAEETARRRAAHPDPATALLAAVLPGRRLWERRRTDPDALDLRLGAADLPAQVVVTDRSGRDEPPEQRTVRAVPVVVPLREAGVVGLAGPAEPLAGLLRWVVLQLAVHHPPRDLALTVLAARGPAEWNWVRWLPHTRPADGEGPVAFVGNDPETVTARVTELAALIKARRDATASAGGRIDPESFPAHVLVVHGFRPLRATPGLAQVLQDGPAVGVYAVCADEEERFLPEAATATAVFDAAEENELLVRRSGHDPVPAVLAEPVGAELAETAARALAPLRDVSLEEDDAVLPDSVRLLDVLGLEPPTVDGIRARWQLEGRTTRLVVGSGLHGPFTLDLRTDGPHGLVAGTTGAGKSELLQTMIASLAVANRPDALTFVLVDYKGGSAFKDCVHLPHTVGMVTDLDAHLVERALTSLGAELKYREHRLARAGVKDIDDYLDLQAREPGRPPLPRLLIVIDEFASMARELPDFVPGLVDIAQRGRSLGIHLILATQRPSGVVSPEIRANTNLRISLRVTDGADSSDVLDAPDAARIPKSAPGRGVARLGHGALVPFQAGRIGGRRPGQGAIAAAVPFVVPLAWHQVGYAAPQQPATATRWSDVEITDLSVLVEAVRGASVDEDVPAQRSPWLEALPARVLVADLDAPAAGAVRLPYGLQDLPALQERRVAAFDPATDGHLLVIGSPKSGRSQLLRTLAGSVGARCSTSDVHLYALDCGNGALLPLADLPQCGAVVPRTQTERAARLLDRLKREMERRQQVLAEGGFADLAEQRRSAPAEERLPHVLLLLDRWEGFTPTLGEVDGGRLTDILMAIVREGASAGISVVMTGDRALGTARLSSLTDNKLVLRLADRGDYPLVGIPGKQVPGRLPPGRGITVDGAVETQVALLADDESGQGQAAAIAEIAKAAHVRDALVPRSARPFRVDVLPARISFEAAWEMRPADAGAGFALVGVGGDELMAAGPDLVERGPAFVVAGPARSGKSTVLSWVAESLLRQGTSIVVCAPKASPLRAFAGRPGVLELVEEASAPADRWRELLTAEPGRPLVLLLDDADVLRDVPASEVFREVVKGYAGPGRSLVLAGNADSICTGLSGWQVDAKKARQGVLLSPQGSTDGDLIGVRVPRSAVGRPVQPGRALLHLGNGSLLTLAVPGPPVG
- a CDS encoding WXG100 family type VII secretion target, producing the protein MANVNVTYQQMEDAAGRLVNGRAEIDGMLGQLKGLVDQLVSDGYVTDSSSRSFQASYDEFDAGAKNMIGGLDGMAQYLNTAATTFRDADTQLAGALGR
- a CDS encoding EthD family reductase codes for the protein MVHRLVVSYGTPEDPAAFDAYYREIHTPLALEQPGLVRLTFGHGKAMDPAQPAPYLVAELDFDSEEAMGQALTSPEGRAAGADLANFATGGVSFLHFDVQTASPA
- a CDS encoding acetolactate synthase large subunit, with protein sequence MNGAQALIRTLVDAGVDVCFANPGTSEMHFVAALDDVPEMRGVLTLFEGVATGAADGYARMAGRPGATLLHLGPGMGNGLANLHNARRGRAPMVNVVGDHARAHKRLDAPLESDIDAVAGTFSAWVRRSLSPADVAADAVDAVAAVSAGGIATLILPADVSWEEGAAVAEPRPSRPAPRVAPPVVEEVAAVLAGGEPTVLFLGGNTVGEDGLLAAGQVAAGTGVRLMTETFPARAARGAGLPDVARLPYPPEVAMKALAGTRHLVLAGATAPVHFFGYPGVPGHPVPEDCTVHVLSEPGEDGVAALRALADLAAPGAEPQLLEASRPELPTGPLTPRAMSAVIGALLPERAIVVDEAITSGVGIMELTSGAPRHDWLALTGGAIGDGLPMALGAAVACPDRPVIGIQADGSAMYTISALWSYAREQADITTIICDNGSYAILQHELSRVGAAGDGERAAKLLDIGGPGLDFVSLAQGMGVPATRATTAEELADQLRTALAEPGPHLIDAVLR